AGTAGGGATGCTCTCTCCTGGTCCTGCGTGCGCAACCTTACCTCCTAACCTATTCCCGGTTGATCGACTTCTACCGCCTTCGGACGAACTCCAAAGCGGATCTGCAATCCTAGGTGGGGACTGCAGGAAGGGACGGAAGAAACGTGCTTGCATTATAGGGACAAGGAGGGAAGCTGCTGGCTGTTGAGTTCAGTCCCTATTACAGTTTCCTGGTGGTTTTGACCAGCCAATAGCTGAAGATATTCGACGTGAATACCATCGCTTCGATCGCCGGCATCAGACCGCCCAACTCCTTCTAGTTCATAGCGTCGTCGATGAAGGGCCTGCGCAGGATTTGCCTGGCCACGTCCGCAGGAATGGTCGAGGAGAGGAAGCTGGAGGACGGGCAATTGGTACGGAGGATTGAGGTTTGCCCCGATCCCTAGCTGGAGGACCTCAAGTTTATCCTCTACCACGAGGAGACGAAGATACTGGTGGCAGTTGTATAGGGCGAGAACATGTCAAAACTGGTCACCTTTGACATGCTGGGCGAGGAGGCGATCCGAGTGAAGGAGATATAGTTCTAGCAGGTGAGTCTGAGCGAAATGAAGAGCTTTCCCCAGGCCCACCGCTTCTTCATTCTCAGCGCAGACTCCTCCATCACCGTCTGGGACTACGACAAGCTGGCAATCATCAACAGGATCGACCTCACAGCCTGCGCCGCCTCCATCATATCCGGACCAATCTCAGTCATTCCCGAACCCATCAACCAATGCATCCTCATCCAAAGCGGAAAAGGCATCGCCATCGTCACTCTCGATCCCACCGGAAGCGTGCAAGAAGTTACCGTCATGGAATCCCCCGAAGGAACTCCACTGGTGGCGGCTGCACTGCTACTGGAACGCATACCCCAAAGTTTTTTGTAATAGGAAAAAGCGAAAAAAACCAAAAGGGAAATGCAATTCGACGGCAAGAAGAAGGTAGATTTTCAAATGTTCGATCGGTAGACTGACCAGAAAACCGCTCTGGAGACTTTCGAGTAAATTTTCATCCTTGCAGCTGCCCACAAgaaaggagagattagctattACAGGCTGGACTAGCTGCTCTGTGGGGGATAATGCATGTAGGTCGCGCCCTTGAGGGGCAAGATGCAGAGAGTAAAGTAGCATCGCAGGGCACACATGCGTCCTTTCCTGTGGAGTGGAGCTGTCTCCTCCTTCGATCTTGCGCTCCACAAATTCACGTAGGAATACAGCTTCGTTTCGGGAGTGGAGCGAGCGGGGACCACCCTCGGCCATTTCTACTTCCACAACTCCGAAAACCAGCTCTTCATCTTCTCCCGTACGCGCAAATGCGAGCCTAGTGGGCCCTCTCCCTCCCGCGACCCAAATACTGGTCGATTGCCTATAACTAATTGAACGAGGTACTGGCCAGGCTGGAGAAGACCGAAAAAGCGCTAGAGGAAATATACCACGTGCCTGTTGGGAGGTTTAAGGTGGATTTTCTCGCTGGAAAGTATTTGAATGCGGAGGAGCTGCAAGAGCTTACCAGGAGCGCCGAGCGTGAGAAGAAAGAGGCAAAATAGGCAAAATCCAATGCTTTTTACAATAGCAACCAACTCGGTTCGAAGAAGTCCATAGTCTCAATAAATGACAAGTTAACGGGACAGAACGAAAAGGAGGATAAAATAGTCATCAATCCTGCCTTTAGGAAGCAAGCCGAGAACATCTTCGAGAAAAAGCTGCAAGAACACGAAAAGAGAAGAATGGTGCATCGGAATAGCAAAGATCTATTCCAAAAAGTACAGCGTTCCCTTTCTTACTCACGCCTCCTTCCCCCGTCCCAACAGCCTCAGCAATACCAACTGTATCAGTAGCCGACCTATCCAACCCCCGAAAGGCCATAGAAATCCCATTTCGCCATACACATGGACGTCATGCTCAATTCCGCACTCAAGCACTCCTAGGGTTCCCACATCGTCGAGAGCTCATCGGTAAAATCCATGAAAAAGGACGTCGGAAGAAGTAGCGTAAATGCCCAGAGCAGGCCCCAATCCAACGGTAACGGGCAAGCCTTTCGGAGCAGGTCTTCCGGGATTAAGAACAGAATAAAATCTTCCTTGGGAGAGCTGAGCAAAAATTTTACAGCCGGCAAGATAGAGTGgcaaaatttcagaaaaggAGTGCTGGGGGACGGGCTGGCCAAACGCGGAAAACTCAAACTTTgatctttttttaattgtacTCGCAAAAGATGGAAATAGGGGGTACTTAGCAAAGCATTCATAATTTTAACGAGGGGATTTGTGGGCTGTTTGGGGGATTGGCTTTGATGCTAATGTGACTACTGTAGTGAAACTAGTCAATATGTGCGATGTATATCAGCTTAGCAGGCAACCTTCCGTATGGATCATATCTTCCTTGCCCGGTATCATCAGAATACATCAATTAACGGCACATCCATTCTCATTTCTCCTATCCCAATCTTCCCCCTGTCCCTTCTTCCATCCtctttattttctcttcatttcttcCCAATCTCAGCTGATTTCCGTTCTCTGCAGGACCGCTGAGTGTTTTATAGTGCGGACTAAAAGgcatattaaaaattattatttatcaAGAGGATATTATGAGCAGAGCCCAAAGCAACGTCAAAGCACCCACCCCCTCAAGCAAGAGCGCCAAGCCCGTCCCCACCGCATGGAAGGACAGACTCGCCGCCGAGGACTACGAAGAGCTGGTCAATACCTTCAAAGTCTTCGATGAGGATAACAGCGGAACCATCGATCCAGTGGAGATCAACAAGGTCCTGGAGGAGCTCGGCCTCGATCGTAGAAACCCCTTCGTCCTGAACCTGATCATCGGCCTCAGGGACAAATCCAAGCCGATCACCCTCGAGGAGTTCATCGACATCATCGCCTCGAGAGTGGGCGAGACCA
The genomic region above belongs to Nymphaea colorata isolate Beijing-Zhang1983 unplaced genomic scaffold, ASM883128v2 scaffold0179, whole genome shotgun sequence and contains:
- the LOC116268269 gene encoding uncharacterized protein LOC116268269; the encoded protein is MSRAQSNVKAPTPSSKSAKPVPTAWKDRLAAEDYEELVNTFKVFDEDNSGTIDPVEINKVLEELGLDRRNPFVLNLIIGLRDKSKPITLEEFIDIIASRVGETKTKDGLKRVFALYDKDENGIIDFNEFKDIAKQLHDPINDDELLELQHSTHVNHKTSSNEGFTFDEFYNIVSKFANK